In a single window of the Corvus moneduloides isolate bCorMon1 unplaced genomic scaffold, bCorMon1.pri scaffold_63_arrow_ctg1, whole genome shotgun sequence genome:
- the LOC116439004 gene encoding feather keratin Cos1-1/Cos1-3/Cos2-1-like → MSCNPCCQPCGPCPLANSCNECCVRQCQSSTVVIEPSPVVVTLPGPILSSFPQNTAVGSSTSAAVGSILSSGGVPISSGGFDISCITNCYGGNRCRPC, encoded by the coding sequence ATGTCCTGCAAcccttgctgccagccctgcggcccctgcccgctggccaacagctgcaatgagtgctgtgtcaggcagtgccagagctccacCGTCGTCATTGAACCCTCCCCAGTGGTGGTGACCCTGcccgggcccatcctcagctccttcccacagaacaccgccgtgggatcctccacctcggctgctgttggcagcatcctcagctccggtggagtgcccatcagctccgggggctttgacatctcctgcatcaccaACTGCTATGGTGGCAACAGATGTCGTCCCTGCTAA
- the LOC116439003 gene encoding feather keratin Cos1-2-like: MSCCQPCNPCCQPCGPCPLANSCNECCVRQCQSSTVAIQPSAVVVTLPGPILSSFPQNTVVGSSTSAAVGSILSSGGVPISSGGFDISCITNCYGGSRCRPC, from the coding sequence atgtcctgctgccagccctgcaacccttgctgccagccctgcggcccctgcccgctggccaacagctgcaatgagtgctgtgtcaggcagtgccagagctccacCGTGGCCATCCAGCCCTCCGCAGTGGTGGTGACCCTGcccgggcccatcctcagctccttcccacagaacaccgtggtgggatcctccacctccgctgctgttggcagcatcctcagctctggcggagtgcccatcagctccgggggctttgacatctcctgcatcaccaACTGCTATGGTGGCAGCAGATGTCGCCCCTGCTAA
- the LOC116438974 gene encoding feather keratin Cos1-1/Cos1-3/Cos2-1-like, translated as MVEGTSKSCHTIPRDLSIHWDHTGNLSLRQHGLGALRHCGASIKGSLTGGCLIHFCHLLLLGNQVQRQARDMSCPEKCQQCRPCNPCCQPCGPCPLANSCNECCVQQCQSSTVVIEPPAVLVTLPGPILSSFPQNTVVGSSTSAAVGSILSSGGVPISSGGFDISCITSGYGERCCRPC; from the exons ATGGTAGAGGGAACCAGCAAGTCATGCCATACCATTCCCAGAGATCTTTCCATTCATTGGGATCACACAGGAAATTTATCACTCAGGCAGCACGGACTTGGAGCCCTGAGGCACTGTGGGGCCAGCATAAAAGGCAGCCTAACTGGTGGCTGTCTCATCCACTtctgtcacctcctgctccttggGAACCAG gtGCAGCGCCAGGCTCGAGACATGTCCTGCCCTGAGAAGTGCCAGCAGTGCCGGCCCTGCAAcccttgctgccagccctgcggtccctgcccgctggccaacagctgcaatgagtgctgtgtccagcagtgccagagctccacCGTCGTCATTGAGCCgcctgctgtgctggtgaccctgcccgggcccatcctcagctccttcccacagaacaccgtggtgggatcctccacctccgCTGCcgttggcagcatcctcagctctggtGGAGTGCCCATCAGCTCTGGGGGCTTTGacatctcctgcatcaccaGCGGCTATGGTGAAAGATGTTGTCGTCCCTGCtaa
- the LOC116438978 gene encoding feather keratin Cos1-1/Cos1-3/Cos2-1-like: MSCNPCCQPCGPCPLANSCNECCVRQCQSSTVVIEPPAVLVTLPGPILSSFPQNTVVGSSTSAAVGSILSSGGVPISSGGFDISCITSRYGGSRCRPC; this comes from the coding sequence ATGTCCTGCAAcccttgctgccagccctgcggcccctgcccgctggccaacagctgcaatgagtgctgtgtcaggcagtgccagagctccacCGTCGTCATTGAGCCgcctgctgtgctggtgaccctgcctgggcccatcctcagctccttcccacagaacaccgtggtgggatcctccacctccgCTGCcgttggcagcatcctcagctctggtggagtgcccatcagctccgggggctttgacatctcctgcatcaccaGCCGCTATGGTGGAAGCAGATGTCGTCCCTGTTAA